Below is a genomic region from Pyrococcus kukulkanii.
TGGTTTGCATTGCTACTCCTTATCTTTGGAATATTCTTCCCGGCTACAGCTCCTTCCCACCTTCCGGATTATGTAGATAAGAAGGGGACGAGACCTAGCACGCTAATTGATGCTGGAGCTGTGGTGTGTCTTTTCTCCGATTTTGAATACTTTGTTAAGGAACTAAAAAAGCTTGAGAGCTATCATGTAAGCTCTCAAGGTAATTTTGTCTTTGGAGATGTATACACCAAAAACCCGGAGGAGCTAAAACGACTTAGGGGATGTATGGTTTACTTCACTAAGCCTGGGATTGAGGAATATATAGAATTCCTGGATGAAATTGGAAGTTGCAAAAACTGTTCTCTCCCTGAGAACTTCGCGTATGTACTCCGGCTATATGCCTTCCCCAGGGAAATCCCGGTTAAGGATCTCACTTTGGCCTACACGATAATTTGGGCTCTTTCCTTAGGGTTGGTTGGCTTGTCCACGAAGTTTAATAGAAAGATGATTGTGGTGTTTGCAATTCTCTTCTTGATATCAATGCACTTTCTCTATCCCTATTGGAAAGTTAGGGTTGGATACGAAAAGGAGAAAGAGTTAATTGACACGCTTATCTCCCTTGGGGGGAGGGGTGAAGTTCACAGGACTTGCGACGTAATTTATGGTAATGTGATCCTTACGGAAGAAAATTACAGGGTATTGCTGTCTCTCATGAACTCTTCCATTGTGAACTTCACGGTAATGGGCGAGCCCTATGGCTCAATAACGATTGAAGGGGTCATCAAGAACGAGGATATTAACAGATTAAAGAGTCTTAGAGGCAACTTCAATTTTGACAAACCTGGATGTGAAAAGGGTGATTACACCGGGAAGATCAAACTTCTGGAAGAACACTTACAAGAAGTTCCTGGGTGTTGCAAGTACTACTACCTAAGTTACCTTAACTCCCTTAAGTCATTCCAAGCCGAGAAAGAAGCTTGCGAAAAATTATGTGGGAATTACACTTACGTGTGGCTATTTATCAGTCCAAGGATGTACTATTGGCCTGAGATGTGGCGGGATACTGCCAGGGATTCGTTCATCCTTGGAGCGGTGGTTCTCTCACTGACGCTATTGATTAGGAGAAAGTTATAAAGAAGCTATATACCGGAATAAAGTAGGTGGTGTCATGAAGGCGGTTCTCGCCTTGGACGAGGGGACGACCTCCGCTAGGGCTATTCTGTTTGACAAAGAGAGTAATGTGCTAGGCATTGGACAGTTCGAGTTCCCTCAATACTATCCAAGGCCTGGTTGGGTCGAGCATAACCCTGAGGAAATATGGGAGGCGCAGGTAAAAGCAATAAAGGTTGCGATTGAGAAAGCCAAGCTTTCTCCCAATGATATAGTTGCGATAGGAATCACTAATCAAAGGGAAACCACGATAATCTGGGATAAGAATGGGAAGCCTGTTTATAATGCTATAGTTTGGCAGTGTAGAAGGACAGCTGAAATGATCGAGGAAATAAAGAGAGAATACGGGGATGTAATAAGGGAGAAAACAGGCCTCGTTCCAGATGCTTATTTCTCGGCTAGTAAAATTAAGTGGTTACTCGACAATGTTCCTGGGTTAAGAGAAAAGGCAGAAAGGGGAGAAGTATACTTTGGAACTGTTGATACATTCCTTATCTATAGGCTTACGGGCGAGCACGTAACGGATTATTCAAACGCTTCAAGAACTATGCTCTTTAACATTAGGAAGCTTGAGTGGGATGAAGACCTTTTAGAAATTTTTGATATTCCTCTAGACATTTTGCCTGAAGTCCGAAATTCTAGTGAGATTTATGGTTATACAAAGATTTTAGGGCGTGAAATTCCAGTCAGTGGAGACGCTGGAGATCAGCAGGCAGCTCTGTTTGGACAGGCTGGATTTGAGACGGGAATAGTGAAAGCTACTTACGGGACTGGAAACTTCATCTTAGTTAATACCGGAAAGACTGTTCGCTACTCTAAGAATCTGCTCACAACTATAGCCTGGGGTATCAATGGAAAGATAACCTATGCTCTTGAGGGGAGCATTTTTGTGACAGGTGCAGCTGTTCAATGGCTTCGTGATGGAATAAAGATTATAAAACACGTTGCCGAGACAGAGGAGCTTGCAAGAAAGCTTGAAAGCAATGAGGGGGTTTACTTCGTGCCTGCGTTTGTTGGACTTGGAGCTCCATACTGGGATCAGTTTGCACGTGGTCTGATAATTGGCATAACCCGCGGAACGGGAAGGGAGCACCTTGCCAGAGCGACGCTCGAAGCTATAGCGTATCTAACACGTGATGTCATAGAAGAAATGGAGAAACTTGTTGGAATAAAGGAGCTTCGTGTCGATGGTGGAGCGACAGCAAATGACTTCTTAATGCAATTCCAGGCTGACATTCTCAACAGGCGCGTTGTAAGACCAGTTGTTAAAGAGACAACAGCCTTAGGTGCAGCATACTTGGCGGGATTAGCGGTTGATTACTGGGAGAGTCTTGATGAAATAAGAGCTCTCTGGAAGGCTGAAAGAGTTTTTGAACCAGAAATGGATGAAGAAACAAGGGAAAGATTATATAAAGGGTGGAAAGAAGCCGTAAGAAGGGCAATGGAGTGGGCAAAAATAGTGGGAAGTTAATGTAATCCTTTAAAATAAATGAACACATATGTTCATCTAGGCCACGTTCTTTTATGTTCTTTCTTTTAATGTCCAAAGAAGTTCTTTCCTTGCCTTTTTGCCAGACTGGAGGTTAAAGAAACCTTTAAAACATCTAACGCCGACGTAGATGTCAAAATTGAGGTGGAAATTATGAAAATAAGGGTAGCAATAATAGGGGCTGGTATCACTGGAGCGAGCATTGCTAGGGTTCTAAGCAAATATGAGAACCTCGAGGTTCATCTAATTGACAAGAATCCAGATGTGGGCTGGGGTGTAAGTAAGGCCAACACTGCAATAATCCATGGAGGCTATGATGATGACCCTGACAAATACCCAATGAGGGCCAAGCTCTGCATTAGAGGGAATAGGCTTTGGCACCAGTGGGTTAAAGAGCTTGAGATCCCTCATGTCTGGAATGGGGCATTGATAGTTGCCTTAAAGGATGAAGATTTCAAGGAGCTAGAAGTTCTCTTGGAGAGGGGAATTAGAAATGGAGTTCCGGAGATGAGGATCGTCGACAGGGATGAGCTCTTTAGGCTTGAGCCTGGATTAACTAGGGAGGCCCTTGGTGCTTTATGGGTTCCAATAGTTGGACAGATAGGTCCAATTCCCGCTGTAATAGCGATCGTGGAGAATGCTGTAGCTAACGGGGTTAAGACTCATTTGGAAACTGAAGTTAGGGGAATAAAGGTTGAGAATGGGGAGGTTAAGGGTGTAGAGACTAATAGTGGCTTCATAGAGGCTGACATAATAATCAATGCCGCCGGCCTTTACGCTGATGAAATTTCGAGGATGGCTGGCATAGACTACTTTGAAATTCATCCCAGGAAAGGTGAATATTGGATATTTGATGAGGGAATTCCTGGGCCGAAAAGGGTTCTCTTCCCTACACCAACACCAATAAGCAAGGGAATAGTCGTTACGACTGAGATTTCTGGGCACTTGATGATAGGGCCGAATGCTCAGGATCTACCTCCTGAAGAGAAGGAGAATACTGCAACGACGAGGGAGGGGCTTGAAGAGGTCTGGGAGGGAGCTAAAAAGCTCTGGCCTCAGCTGCCTCCTAGAAGCAAGGTAATAAGAACATTTGCCGGCTTAAGACCAGAGCCCACAGGTGGAGATTTCATAATAAAGGCTGAAGAGGAAGTTTGGGGCTTCATAAATGTTGCAGGAATCCGCTCTCCTGGCCTAACGAGCGCCCCGGCAATAGCTTACGAGGTTGCTGAGATAATTCAGAGGGATCTTGGGATTGAGTTAGTTGAGAAGAAAAAGTGGAACCCCTACAGAAGGGAGATTACCCACTTCTTCGCCCTAAGCTATGATAAGGTGAACGAGCTAGTGAAGAAGAATCCTGCCTATGGAAAGATAGTCTGCAGGTGTAACAAGGTCAGCGAAGGAGACATCCTTGAGGCCATAGAGAGGATGAAGTTCATAGGGGTCAAGACTCCAAGTATAGATTCAGTAAAGTTTAGGACGAAGGCTGCAACTGGAACCTGTCAGGGTTCCTTCTGTAGGCCCAGGATAATCCAGATACTTGCCAGAGAGTATGGGGTTCCTCCATGGGAAGTTACGCTAAAAGGTAAGGGGAGTGAAATAGGAATTGGGGATGTTAAGGTTCTCGTGAGGGGTGAGTAAAGTGTATGACGTTGTTGTTGTCGGGGGAGGCCCCGCTGGAATGGCCGCTGCAATAAGGGCGAAGGAGCTTGGGTTGAAGGTTCTTCTCCTCGATGACAATGATTATCTTGGTGGGATACTTCCCCAGTGTATTCATCCTGGCTTTGGAATTCACTACTTCAAAGAAGAACTTACAGGTCCTGAATTCGCCTACAGGCTAATGAATAAGCTGGATGGGGTTGAAGTAAAGACATCCGCAAGAGTCCTTGAAATAATAAACTATTCTGACTTAGAGAAGTTCGTAGTCTTTACATCCCCGCAGGGAGTCCAAAAAGTTCCAACGAAAACGATAATCTACGCTGCAGGAGCTAGGGAGAGGCATGCTTTTGAAATAGGGATCGTTGGGGACAGGGTTGCTGGGATTTACACGGCTGGAGAGGCTCAAACTTTAATGGACATTTATGGAATAATGCCAGGTAAGGAGATAGTGATAGTAGGTTCTGGCGATGTCGGGTTGATAATGGCGAGGAGGTTCTCGCTAGAGGGGGCGAAGGTAAAGGCCGTTATAGAGCTAATGCCTTATCCCGGGGGCTTGGCTAGGAATATAATGATATTGAAGGATTTCAACATACCTTTGTATTTGAGCCATAAAGTCGTTGAAGTCAGGGGAAAGGGTAGGGTCGAGAAAATTAAGGTAGTCAAGGTCGATGAAAACCTAAGGGAAATTCCGGGAACGGAGTTTTGGATAGAGGCAGATACATTGGTAATCTCTGCTGGGTTAATACCGAACGTCAAGCTTCTAACTGAAATTGGGGTTGTAATCGATCCTTCAACTGGCGGGCCTATCGTTAATGATAGGCTAGAAACTTCAGTTCCTGGTATCTTCGTGGCTGGAAATGCTCTCCTAATAAACGATCTAGTGGATTACGTTGCGGAACAAGGTGAGTTGGCCGCTGAAGGTGCTAGGGAGTTTATAGAGAACGGAGGAATCCCGAGTAGGAGATGGATAAGACTGGTAAAGGGAGAGAACGTTAGGTTGCTTGCTCCTCATTACCTAAGCGGTGAGAGGGATGTATGGATATATGCCAGAGTAAGGAGGCCTATGGAGGATGTGGTAGTTGAGTTCCCTGAAATAGGCAAAAAGATCAAGCTTCCAGTAGTAAAACCCGCAGAGATGCTTAGAATTAAGCTAAAGGCTGAGGAGATATCGAAGGCCGAAGATAAGATAACTATGAGGGTGGTAAAGCATGGGTAAGGTCTACCGCTTCACGTGTATAGTCTGCCCCCTAAGTTGCACGATTGAAGTTGAAGTCGAAAACGGTAAGGTCAAGGATGTAAAAGGCTATACCTGCCCCAGGGGAAAGGAATGGGCCATTAAAGAGGTCACGAACCCTAGGAGGGTTGTGATGAGCGTTATTCCTGTAGAAGGAGGAAAGTTACCGACGGTTAGCGTTAAAACCGAGAAACCAGTGCCAAAGGATAAGATCCCCGAGCTCATGAAGTTCTTGGCGGGAATTAAGGTGAAGCCTCCGGTTAAGGTTGGTGATGTGATTGCGGAATTTGAAGGAGTAAGGATAGTAGCCACGAGGGATGCTTAAACTTTATAAAGCCTACTCCCCCTACACCCTTCAGCTCACGATTATGAGGTGATGCTCATGAGCGGCACCAAAAAGGTAGGTTCAGCTGGAAGGTTTGGGGCTAGGTACGGTCTTAAGATCAGGAGAAGAGTTGCGGCAGTAGAGGCAAAGATGAGACAGAAGCATGTCTGCCCAGTCTGTGGAAGAAGGGCAGTGAAGAGGATTAGCACTGGAATATGGCAGTGCCAGAAGTGCGGAGCTATCTTTGCCGGAGGAGCTTACCTCCCAGTTACTCCGGCTGGTAAGGTCGCTAAGAGGGTAACAGAGTGATGCCTCATGGTTGAGGCCATATACAGGTGCGCCAAGTGTGGTAGGGAGGTAAAGCTTGATCTCTCGATTACTAGAGATCTCCGTTGCCCCTACTGCGGTAGCAAGATACTTTACAAGCCAAGGCCCAAGGTTCCGAGAAGGGTAAAGGCCATCTAGCTAAGCTTTTTAACTTCTTCTCTTTAACTTCGAAGGGATAGCTATGATGCTCATTACGACATCCCATAGACCTACAAGAAGAACTAGGAGCTTTGGTCATGACTTGGAGAAAGTTTTCCCTAATTCTCTATATATGACTAGGGGGAAGAAGACCATTCAGGAGCTTTTAATGGAGGCTTACGATAGGGGTTATGAAAGGTTACTAATTCTCAATGTTTGGAAGGGCAATCCCCTGAAGATGACATTCATTAAGGTTGACCCTAAGGACTGGGGCTATCTAGGCTACTTGTACCTCCATGGCATAAAGCTTCAGAGGGAGATGGGATTTAAGGGGCTTAATCCGATAAGGGAGGATATGCCTCTTATCGTTACAACGGCCAAAAGAGTGGGTTTGGATCACTTGGCTTTTGCCCAGGTTTTCGCTGAGCTCACAACTGGAAAGTTCGTCCCCAGGGGAGATAAAAGCTTAACCTCGATAGCCGACCGCTACAACACGGATGTTCTGGCCGTTATAGAACGACACCCAAGGGGCATGTCGATAAACTTCTATAGGCTTGACGTTACGAAGGAAAGGCCAGTCGGCCCTTTAATCAACGTTAAGATATGGATAATGGAGGACGGGAGAAGGTGGGACTATAAGGAGGCCTTGAGAATTAAAGTTCCTAGGAGGAGGGAAGGTGAAGGCAAAGAAGGTAAGAGGGAGAATAGTGATTGAGTTTCCTTCTGAAGACATAGCTAAAGTAGTTTATGAGGCCGTCCTTTACGAGCATTTGAGCGTTCCCTACAGGAGGAGCGAGATAAAGTTTAAGCTGGAGGGGAAGAAGATAATTATCGATATAAAAGCCACCGATTCTTCTGCCATGCGTGGAACTGTAAACTCCTACTTAAGGTGGATTAAGGTTGCTATGGATGCCATAGACCTTTGATCCAACTAGGTTCTCTCAATGTGTAATTTCTCGCCTATGGCATGGCATCGGCATAAAACTAAAAAAGCTTTTAACAGTTGGGAAAAGCTTTATAACCCTACCTTTTAAGTAAACCCGAGCAAGCTCATCGAGGGTGGTGGAAATGGGTAGGAGAGAGGAAATGATCGCAAAAATTAAGGAACTCATGCTCCAGCCCGAAAGGATTAGAAATATCGGTATAGCCGCTCACATTGACCATGGTAAAACCACACTGAGCGATAACCTCTTGGCTGGAGCTGGAATGATCAGTGAGGAGCTCGCAGGAAAGCAGCTCGTCCTTGACTTCGACGAACAGGAGCAGGCGAGAGGTATTACCATTAACGCAGCAAACGTTTCGATGGTTCACAACTACGAGGGGAAGGACTACCTGATTAACCTCATTGACACCCCAGGACACGTTGATTTCGGTGGTGACGTTACTAGAGCAATGAGGGCCATCGACGGAGTTATCATCGTGGTTGATGCAGTTGAGGGAGTCATGCCTCAGACTGAAACTGTCGTCAGGCAGGCATTAAGGGAGTACGTTAAGCCCGTCCTATTCATCAACAAGGTTGACAGGCTTATTAGGGAGCTTAAGCTCACTCCACAGCAAATGATGGAAAGGTTTTCGAAGATAATCATGGACGTTAACAGGCTCATCCAGAGGTATGCACCTGAGGAGTACAAGAAGAAGTGGATGGTTAGGGTTGAGGACGGTAGCGTTGCCTTTGGTTCAGCATACTACAACTGGGCGCTGAGCGTTCCGTTCATGCAGAGGACCGGTGTTAAGTTCAACGAGATAATTGACCTCACACTCAAGGGCGACAACAAGACCTTAAGGCAGAAGGCTCCGCTCCACGTTGTTGTCCTCGACATGGTCGTCAGGCACCTGCCAAATCCGATTGAGGCCCAGAAGTACAGAATTCCACACCTTTGGCAGGGAGACATTAACAGTGATATCGGACAGGCGATGCTCAACTGTGATCCAAAGGGTAAGATGGTTATGGTCGTTACCAAAATCATCATCGACAAGCACGCTGGAGAGGTTGCAACTGGTAGAGTCTGGAGCGGAACCGTGAAGAGTGGTATGGAGGTTTACCTAATCAATAGCAAGAGGAAGGCAAGGATCCAGCAGGTCGGTATCTACATGGGTCCAGAGAGGATAAACATGGATGCAGTTCCTGCAGGAAACATCGTAGCGGTTACCGGTTTGAGGGATGCTATGGCTGGTGAGACTGTAGCTCAGGAACAGATCGAGCCGTTTGAGGCCCTCCACTATGTTAGTGAGCCTGTAGTTACCGTTGCAATTGAGGCTAAGAACGTTAAGGATCTTCCGAGGCTCATTGAAGCCCTAAGGCAGTTAGCTAAGGAAGACCCAACACTCCACGTTAAGATTGACGAAGAGACCGGTCAGCACCTCCTCAGCGGTATGGGTGAGCTACACCTTGAGGTTAAGCTCCACAAGCTCAAGAGGGACTGGGGAATTGACATAGAGGTTTCAGAGCCAATAGTCGTTTACAGGGAGAGCATAACCAAACCAAGTCCAATGGTTGAGGGTAAGTCACCTAACAAGCACAACAGGTTCTACATAGTGGTTGAACCAATGCCTGACGAGATCTACAATGCAATCAAGGAGGGAATAATTCCAGAGGGTAGGATCAAGAATCCAAAGGAAGTTGCCAAGAAGTTGGCCGAGCTTGGTATGGATTATGAGATCGCGAGGGGTATCGTTGATGTTTACAACGGTAACATGTTCCTCGACAACACCAAGGGTATCCAGTATCTCAACGAGGTAATGGATCTCCTAATCGATGGATTCCACCAGGCCATGGATGAGGGTCCACTCGCTAGGGAGCCAGTAATGAAGGTCATCGTTAGGCTGCTCGATGCCCAGGTGCACGAGGACAACGTCCACAGAGGCCCAGCCCAGATTTACCCGGCAATTAGAACTGCAATTCACTGTGCAATGATGAAGGCTGGTCCAGTCCTCTACGAGCCATACCAGAAGGTTATCATAAACATTCCCTATGAATACATGGGTGCCGTTAGCAGGGAGATCAGCCAGAGAAGGGGTCAGCTCGTCGACATGAGGCAGGAAGGAGAGGTCATGACGATAATCGCGGAGGCCCCAGTGGCTGAGATGTTCGGATTCGCTGGTGCAATAAGGAGCGCAACGAGCGGTAGAGCCTTGTGGAGCACTGAGCATGCCGGATTCAAGAAAGTGCCTAATGAATTAGCAATTCAGATCATAAGGCAGATCAGACAGAGGAAGGGCCTCAACCCAGAACCACCAACGGAGAAAGATGTTTGTCCAATGTTCTGATTTCTTCAAAAATCTTTTTAATTCCCTTGCCTCTTTCTTATCGGTGGTGGAATGTTAAAAGAGTTCTTTGAAAAATACTTTGTAAACCCGATAAAATACAACACCGGTTATAATCCTGTTAACACTCTTGTTTATGCAATAATCCTGGGAATAGCAACACTTATCGTGTACAAGGTTCTTAAGAGGATGAAGATAAAAATTGACAACGCGTTTTTCAGAGCTTTGATCCCCTACATGGTCTTTGGGGCATTCACAAGGGCCTTAACTGACGCTGGTGTTTATCCTAGGACTTACATAACCGTTTCTCCAGGAATATACTTCTTGGTGTTCTCGATAGCGTTCCCTGCTCTGATCATATGTAAAAAGTCCTTTAAGGACTGGAGAGGCGTGTTTCTTTGGTTTGGCTGGGGCCTAGTTATGGTGGATTTCGCGGCTATGGGGGCGAATCTTGAGAAGATGAACTTCAACTTTACCGTTTTGAAGTACTTCATTCCCTTCTTGATACTGGCCGAGCTTGCAGTTTACCTGATGACAAAGAAACTGTCGATAGTCAGGGAAAACTCTTACCTTTTCTATGTTCACTTCTACGATGCAACAACTACGTTCGTTGGAGTAGACTTTATGGGATACTGGGAGCAGCACGTCTTGCCTAGGCTTTTGATAGGTTTAACAGGGACTGCTGCCGTAATGTACGTTCTTAAGTTTACCGTTCTCTACTTGGCTCTTTGGATTATGAAGAAGCTTGAAGAGGAGGGTGAAGATAAAGAGTTATTAGACTTCATTAGAATGGTGATATTTATCCTGGGATTTGCCCCAGGAACGAGGAATTTGTTAAGAATGCTCTTGGGGGCTTAGCCATGGATGTGAAGTGGTGGAGAAAGGTTGCCCTTGACATAATCCACGAAGTTGAAACTAACGTTATGGCGCTGTTTGGTGATCCTAGGGCGTCTGAAACTATAGCAATAAGTCCTAGTGGTGATGAGACTAAGCTAATAGATAAGGTGGCCGAGGATTCCATACTTGCAAAGCTTAGGGGGTTGGGCGTTAACATAGTTAGTGAAGAAGTTGGCACTATAGATAAGGGAAGTAAGTATACGGTTCTTGTAGATCCTCTTGATGGATCCTATAATTTCATAGCTGGAATCCCCTTCTTTGCAGTAAGTGTGGCGGTATTTGAAGGTAAAGAACCTGTTTACGCCTTTATATACGAGCCCGTGATGGATAGGCTATTTGAAGGAATTCCTGGGGAAGGTGCATATCTAAATGGCAGAAAAATTAGGGTTAGGGAGCCTAGTGAAAAGTCAGCAATAAGCTTTTACACGAGAGGAAGGGGGATAGAACTTGTGAATAAGGTGAAGAGAACGAGAACTTTAGGGGCTATAGCCCTTGAACTTGCATACTTGGCCATGGGGGCATTGGATGGTGTTATAGACATAAGGAAATATGTGAGGCCAACTGACATAGCAGCTGGAGTTATAATAGCTAGGGAAGCGGGTGCATTAGTCAAAGATTCAGATGGTAGGGACATAGAAGTTTCGTTTAGTGCCACCGAGAAGCTTGACATAATAGCAGTTAACAGTGAAGAGCTCTTAAATACCATTCTCACAGAACTAAAGAAGTGATAGAATGTACCTGAAAAAGGAGTTACTGCAGCCAAGGTTGTATCAGGAGGTCATATACGCTAAGTGCAAGGAGAGAAACTGCCTAATAGTCCTCCCAACCGGGTTAGGTAAGACGATAATAGCCATGATGATCGCAGATTATAGGTTAAGTAAGTACGGTGGTAAAGTCTTAATGTTGGCCCCCACTAAGCCTCTCGTCCTTCAGCATGCTGAAACGTTCAGGAAGTTCTTTAATCTTCCCCAGGATAAGATAGTTGCCCTTACGGGTGAAAAAAGCCCAAGTGATAGGCAGAGGGCTTGGGCTAGGGCTAAGGTTATAGTAGCAACTCCTCAAACTATTGAAAATGATCTCCTCGTTGGTAGGATAAGTTTAGAGGATGTAGTTCTGTTGGTATTCGATGAAGCCCACAGGGCAGTGGGCAACTACGCCTATGTGTACATAGCTAAGGAGTACAGAGGGCAGGCAAAGAATCCCCTTGTTATAGGGCTAACGGCCTCTCCTGGGAGCACTCCTGAGAAAATTATAGAAGTCCTGAATAACCTGGGGATAGAGCATGTTGAGTACCGTTCGGAAAGCTCTCCCGATGTTAGGCCCTACGTCCAGGGGATAAAGTTTGAGTGGATGAGGGTTGAGCTTCCCGAACTGTACAAAGAAGTTAGGAAGCTGTTGAGGGAAATGCTTAAGGACGCCTTAAAACCCTTGGCTGAGGCTGCCCTCATAGATTCCTCTTCTCCCGATATACCTAAGAAAGAAATTTTGCGGGCTGGGCAGATAATAAACGAGGAGATGGCCAAAGGCAATCACGACATGAGGAAGTATCTCCTGTTCCATGCGATGGCCCTGAAGCTCCATCATGCTATAGAGCTGTTGGAAACTCAGGGTTTATCGGCCCTGAGGGCTTACCTAAAGAAGCTCTATGAGGAGGCAAGGTCAGGATCAACCAAAGCGAGCAAAGAACTATTTTCAGACAAGAGGATGAAGAAGGCAATAAGTTTGCTTGTCCAAGCTAGGGAGCTTGGGCTTGACCATCCAAAAATGGACAAGCTAAAGGAGCTAATAAAAGAACAGATCAAGGAAAAGCCAAATTCAAAGGTAATAGTATTTACGAACTATAGGGAAACTGCAAAGAAGCTTGTTGAAGAACTGAGTAAAGAAGGATTTAAGGTGAAGAGATTCGTCGGTCAGGCAAGTAAGGAAAACGATAGGGGAATGAGTCAAAGGGAGCAAAAGCTCGTTCTTGACGCCTTTGCAAGAGGAGAGTTCAACGTTTTAGTTGCGACGAGCGTGGGGGAGGAAGGATTGGATGTTCCAGAGGTTGACCTTGTGGTATTCTACGAGCCTGTTCCCTCCGCAATAAGGAGTATACAAAGGAGGGGAAGGACTGGAAGGCACAGGCCGGGTAGGGTTGTAATTCTTAT
It encodes:
- a CDS encoding DEAD/DEAH box helicase — encoded protein: MYLKKELLQPRLYQEVIYAKCKERNCLIVLPTGLGKTIIAMMIADYRLSKYGGKVLMLAPTKPLVLQHAETFRKFFNLPQDKIVALTGEKSPSDRQRAWARAKVIVATPQTIENDLLVGRISLEDVVLLVFDEAHRAVGNYAYVYIAKEYRGQAKNPLVIGLTASPGSTPEKIIEVLNNLGIEHVEYRSESSPDVRPYVQGIKFEWMRVELPELYKEVRKLLREMLKDALKPLAEAALIDSSSPDIPKKEILRAGQIINEEMAKGNHDMRKYLLFHAMALKLHHAIELLETQGLSALRAYLKKLYEEARSGSTKASKELFSDKRMKKAISLLVQARELGLDHPKMDKLKELIKEQIKEKPNSKVIVFTNYRETAKKLVEELSKEGFKVKRFVGQASKENDRGMSQREQKLVLDAFARGEFNVLVATSVGEEGLDVPEVDLVVFYEPVPSAIRSIQRRGRTGRHRPGRVVILMAKGTRDEAYYWSSRQKEKIMQETIRKVSQMIKKQRQTSLEAFVQKVESEKKGLEAWLSREEPKEKKGREEKKGIRVVVDSRELRSEVVKRLKTLGIKLEFKTLDVGDYIVSEDVAIERKSANDFIQSIIDGRLFDQVKRLKEAYPRPIMIIEGQLYGIRNVHPNAIRGAIAAVTVDFGVPVIFSSNPEETAQYIFLIAKREQEEKEREVRIRSEKKALTLAERQRLIVEGLPHVSATLAKRLLRHFGTVERVFTASEAELMKVEGIGEKIAREIRKVITAPYREEG
- a CDS encoding bifunctional fructose-bisphosphatase/inositol-phosphate phosphatase, whose product is MDVKWWRKVALDIIHEVETNVMALFGDPRASETIAISPSGDETKLIDKVAEDSILAKLRGLGVNIVSEEVGTIDKGSKYTVLVDPLDGSYNFIAGIPFFAVSVAVFEGKEPVYAFIYEPVMDRLFEGIPGEGAYLNGRKIRVREPSEKSAISFYTRGRGIELVNKVKRTRTLGAIALELAYLAMGALDGVIDIRKYVRPTDIAAGVIIAREAGALVKDSDGRDIEVSFSATEKLDIIAVNSEELLNTILTELKK
- a CDS encoding DUF63 family protein; this encodes MLKEFFEKYFVNPIKYNTGYNPVNTLVYAIILGIATLIVYKVLKRMKIKIDNAFFRALIPYMVFGAFTRALTDAGVYPRTYITVSPGIYFLVFSIAFPALIICKKSFKDWRGVFLWFGWGLVMVDFAAMGANLEKMNFNFTVLKYFIPFLILAELAVYLMTKKLSIVRENSYLFYVHFYDATTTFVGVDFMGYWEQHVLPRLLIGLTGTAAVMYVLKFTVLYLALWIMKKLEEEGEDKELLDFIRMVIFILGFAPGTRNLLRMLLGA